Proteins from a single region of Diaphorobacter limosus:
- a CDS encoding ATP-binding protein has protein sequence MNAQELLESLNLLDENERIEAKRAQEAGKSLLETICAFANEPHLGGGWLLLGVAPDEQALFPGYAVEGVPQPDKLSADLASQCATTFNMPLRVDIRTETLAGESVVVVFVPEAAPQDKPIYFKATGLPKGAFRRIGSTDQRCTEDDLETLYQSRQRESFDAGLVSGAELDDFDDAAIAEYRQARAEANPDAEELRWTDAELLQALNAVRRDAAGAWKPTVAGLLLFGKAVALRRCFPMTRVDYIRVPGREWVPHPDRRFDTVELRAPLFTLLRRTQAAVLDDLPKGFGLEEGQLQRRDKPVIPLRALREALVNALMHRSYRVQAPVQVIRYANRLEIRNPGFSLKSPDHLGEPGSMPRNPHIAAVLHETRFAETKGSGIRAMREAMDKAGLVPPLFESDRGQDQFSTLFFFHHFLGEDDIRWLAQFKALHLSDEEARALVVAREASAIDNATYRALNKVDTLTASSALRRLRDAGLFSQQGRGSATWYQPTDRLLGGAPGGLPGQLDALSSKSAPLSSMPEGLSSKSASLSSKSDGLSSKPDPARMALLDELPGQLAARIGALGQRHPPERVRDLVVELCQRRPWRADELALLLQRNPESIRQNYLRPLLAQKRIAMTQPDKPKSPQQAYRSVQESLP, from the coding sequence ATGAACGCACAGGAGCTGCTGGAAAGCCTGAACCTGCTCGATGAAAACGAGCGCATCGAGGCCAAGCGCGCGCAGGAGGCGGGCAAGTCGCTGCTGGAAACCATTTGCGCCTTTGCCAATGAGCCTCATCTGGGCGGCGGCTGGCTGTTGCTGGGGGTGGCGCCGGACGAACAGGCGCTGTTCCCCGGCTATGCCGTGGAGGGCGTACCTCAGCCTGACAAGCTCAGCGCCGACCTGGCCAGCCAGTGCGCCACGACGTTCAATATGCCTCTGCGGGTGGACATACGCACCGAAACGCTGGCGGGTGAGTCGGTCGTCGTGGTGTTCGTGCCCGAGGCTGCGCCGCAGGACAAGCCCATTTACTTCAAGGCCACCGGCCTGCCCAAGGGCGCATTTCGCCGCATCGGCAGCACCGACCAGCGGTGCACCGAGGACGATCTGGAAACGCTGTACCAGTCGCGCCAGCGCGAGAGCTTTGACGCGGGGCTGGTTTCTGGCGCCGAGCTGGATGATTTCGACGACGCCGCCATTGCCGAGTACCGCCAGGCCCGGGCCGAGGCCAATCCCGATGCCGAGGAGCTGCGCTGGACGGACGCAGAACTCTTGCAGGCGTTGAACGCGGTACGGCGCGATGCGGCAGGCGCCTGGAAGCCCACGGTGGCGGGCTTGTTGCTGTTTGGGAAGGCTGTGGCTTTGCGGCGCTGTTTCCCGATGACGCGGGTCGATTACATCCGGGTGCCGGGGCGGGAATGGGTGCCGCATCCCGACCGCCGCTTCGACACGGTCGAGCTGCGTGCGCCGCTGTTCACGCTGCTGCGCCGCACCCAGGCGGCCGTGCTGGACGATCTGCCCAAGGGCTTTGGTCTGGAAGAGGGCCAGTTGCAGCGCCGTGACAAGCCCGTCATCCCGCTGCGCGCGCTGCGCGAGGCACTGGTCAATGCCCTGATGCACCGCAGCTACCGTGTGCAGGCTCCGGTGCAGGTGATTCGCTATGCGAACCGGCTTGAAATCCGCAACCCGGGTTTTTCGCTCAAGTCGCCCGATCACCTGGGCGAGCCGGGCTCCATGCCGCGCAACCCCCACATCGCCGCCGTGCTGCACGAAACCCGCTTTGCCGAAACCAAGGGCAGCGGCATTCGCGCCATGCGCGAGGCGATGGACAAGGCCGGGCTGGTGCCGCCCCTGTTCGAGTCTGACCGGGGGCAGGATCAGTTCAGCACCCTGTTTTTCTTTCACCACTTTCTGGGGGAAGACGACATCCGCTGGCTGGCGCAGTTCAAGGCGCTGCACCTCAGCGACGAAGAGGCCCGCGCCCTGGTCGTGGCCCGCGAAGCCAGCGCCATCGACAACGCGACCTACCGCGCTCTGAACAAGGTGGACACCCTCACCGCCAGCAGTGCCCTGCGGCGCTTGCGCGACGCGGGCCTGTTCAGCCAGCAAGGCCGGGGCTCGGCCACTTGGTACCAGCCCACGGACAGGCTGTTGGGCGGCGCGCCTGGCGGCTTGCCTGGCCAGCTGGATGCGCTATCCAGTAAGTCAGCCCCCTTATCCAGCATGCCTGAGGGCTTATCTAGTAAGTCCGCCTCCTTATCTAGCAAGTCCGACGGCTTATCTAGTAAGCCTGATCCGGCCCGCATGGCCTTGCTGGACGAACTGCCTGGCCAGCTTGCGGCCCGCATTGGCGCGCTGGGGCAGCGCCATCCGCCGGAGCGAGTGCGCGATCTGGTGGTGGAGCTGTGCCAGCGCCGCCCCTGGCGGGCGGACGAACTGGCGCTGCTGCTGCAACGTAACCCGGAATCCATCCGCCAAAACTACCTGCGTCCTTTGCTGGCGCAAAAGCGCATTGCCATGACTCAGCCGGACAAGCCCAAGTCGCCGCAGCAGGCATACCGCAGCGTGCAGGAAAGCCTTCCATGA
- a CDS encoding DEAD/DEAH box helicase, with amino-acid sequence MTPITLKTYQQTALDTLAAFARAARVKGPALAFGELAGRPWHAGAFGDGLPCVCLRIPTGGGKTVLAAHAVPLLAREWAAVDAPVAVWLVPSDAIRQQTLKALQTPGHPYRAALADAYGEGLRVCALEDVAQIAPPEWGRNAVVVVATIQSFRIEDAGQRNVYSFSESFEPHFRGADERALAGLRDLPDALVTPEDVAADTTGVLAGFAGQPRWSLANWLALHRPILIVDEAHNAKTDKSFTALQRLNPGFILELTATPIAAKTNVLYHVSAQELAAEDMIKLPIVLAEHPEGWPAAVFGAVQTRRKLEAEALKDEAAGAGYVRPIVLFQAQNTGDEMPPEKLRDYLIDELKLPANQVVVATGKERGLDDIHLAARDCPVRYVITVQALREGWDCPFAYVLCSLQKLSSATAVEQLLGRVLRMPYAARRGREALNRAYAHVCAAEFSQAAHALADRLIEHMGFEALDVASMIAAQSSLPLWGNDLEPNQALEPVQQAPIATNFESIAATPELLAVPGLQQRAVGGVAQVVVTGHISQDTEALLLSQVRGAKKQEQVREQVAQHNALVAAQAAPASRCVPFAPLPTLGYRLDAQAPLWPLEREAVLDAVELDLLTPQAVQLTSFQVAQESDIFEIGMDGARVALRSAGSAQMAMDWESSSIDADTLVGWLDQSLFKAPELAGLTQSQRRAFLAAVVKHQLHSCGVPLVVLAQARFRLARAIEAHVGDLRDAATRRAFQQQVLGLGDGSAWLIEPDWAHPHVFEPGRYPAPVGSRYGGRYQFGKHYFPVLADLKDGGQEFQCAQLIDRHPKVRHWVRNLDTAPCGFGLPTSRGRFYADFVAELADGRVALLEFKGLLQHEPYELEKRQVGELWARSSGGKAVFGWLTFEGLAQQLDNALA; translated from the coding sequence ATGACCCCCATCACCCTCAAGACCTACCAGCAAACTGCCCTCGACACCCTGGCCGCCTTCGCCCGCGCGGCGCGGGTCAAGGGCCCGGCGCTGGCCTTTGGCGAGCTGGCGGGCCGGCCCTGGCACGCCGGGGCGTTTGGCGACGGGCTGCCCTGCGTGTGCCTGCGCATCCCCACCGGTGGCGGCAAGACGGTGCTGGCCGCGCACGCCGTGCCGCTGCTGGCGCGCGAGTGGGCGGCGGTGGATGCGCCGGTGGCCGTGTGGCTGGTGCCCAGCGATGCGATTCGCCAGCAAACCCTGAAGGCGCTGCAGACGCCCGGCCACCCGTACCGCGCGGCGCTGGCCGATGCCTACGGCGAGGGGCTGCGCGTGTGCGCGCTCGAAGACGTGGCGCAGATCGCGCCGCCCGAGTGGGGCCGTAATGCCGTTGTGGTGGTGGCGACGATCCAGAGCTTTCGCATCGAGGACGCGGGCCAGCGCAATGTGTATAGCTTTTCCGAGAGCTTCGAGCCGCATTTCCGGGGCGCGGACGAGCGGGCGCTGGCAGGGCTGCGCGATCTGCCCGACGCGCTGGTCACGCCCGAGGATGTAGCGGCTGACACCACCGGCGTGCTGGCCGGCTTTGCGGGCCAGCCGCGCTGGAGCCTGGCGAACTGGCTGGCGCTGCACCGGCCCATCCTCATCGTGGACGAGGCGCACAACGCCAAGACGGACAAGAGCTTCACCGCGCTGCAGCGGCTGAATCCGGGCTTCATCCTGGAGCTGACGGCCACGCCCATCGCCGCCAAGACCAACGTGCTGTACCACGTCAGCGCGCAGGAGCTGGCGGCCGAGGACATGATCAAGCTGCCCATCGTGCTGGCCGAGCACCCCGAGGGCTGGCCTGCTGCCGTATTCGGCGCGGTGCAAACCCGGCGCAAGCTGGAGGCCGAGGCACTGAAGGACGAGGCCGCAGGCGCGGGCTATGTGCGCCCCATCGTGCTCTTTCAGGCGCAGAACACGGGCGACGAGATGCCGCCCGAGAAGCTGCGCGACTACTTGATTGATGAACTGAAATTGCCAGCCAATCAGGTGGTCGTGGCCACGGGCAAGGAGCGTGGCCTGGACGACATCCACCTGGCGGCGCGCGATTGCCCGGTGCGCTACGTCATCACCGTGCAGGCGCTGCGCGAGGGCTGGGACTGCCCGTTTGCCTATGTGCTGTGCAGCCTGCAAAAACTGAGCAGCGCCACGGCGGTGGAGCAATTGCTGGGCCGCGTGCTGCGCATGCCCTACGCTGCGCGCCGGGGGCGCGAGGCGCTGAACCGCGCCTACGCCCATGTGTGCGCGGCGGAGTTCTCGCAGGCGGCGCACGCACTGGCGGATCGACTGATCGAGCACATGGGCTTTGAAGCGCTGGATGTGGCGAGCATGATCGCCGCGCAAAGCAGCCTGCCACTCTGGGGTAACGATTTAGAGCCAAATCAGGCTCTCGAGCCCGTCCAGCAAGCGCCAATAGCTACAAATTTTGAATCCATTGCTGCCACCCCCGAACTGCTGGCCGTGCCCGGCCTGCAGCAGCGGGCGGTAGGGGGCGTCGCACAGGTGGTGGTCACCGGCCACATCAGCCAAGACACCGAAGCGCTGCTGCTGTCCCAGGTGCGCGGCGCCAAGAAGCAAGAGCAGGTGCGCGAGCAGGTGGCGCAGCACAACGCGCTGGTGGCGGCGCAGGCAGCGCCCGCATCGCGCTGCGTGCCCTTTGCGCCGCTGCCCACGCTGGGCTATCGGCTGGATGCGCAAGCCCCCCTGTGGCCGCTAGAGCGTGAGGCGGTGCTGGACGCGGTGGAGCTGGACTTGCTCACGCCGCAGGCGGTGCAGCTGACCAGCTTTCAGGTGGCGCAGGAATCAGACATTTTCGAGATCGGCATGGACGGTGCCCGTGTGGCGCTGCGCTCTGCGGGCAGCGCCCAAATGGCAATGGACTGGGAAAGCAGCAGCATTGATGCCGACACCTTGGTGGGCTGGCTGGACCAGTCTCTGTTCAAGGCCCCCGAACTGGCCGGGCTCACGCAGAGCCAGCGCCGCGCCTTCCTGGCGGCGGTGGTGAAGCACCAGTTGCACAGCTGCGGCGTGCCGCTGGTGGTGCTGGCACAGGCGCGCTTCAGGCTGGCGCGCGCCATCGAAGCCCATGTGGGTGACTTGCGCGACGCAGCCACGCGGCGCGCCTTCCAGCAGCAGGTGCTGGGCCTGGGGGACGGCAGCGCTTGGCTGATTGAGCCGGATTGGGCGCACCCGCATGTATTCGAGCCTGGCCGCTACCCGGCACCAGTAGGCTCGCGCTACGGTGGGCGCTACCAGTTCGGCAAGCACTACTTCCCGGTGCTGGCCGACCTGAAAGACGGTGGCCAAGAGTTCCAGTGTGCGCAGCTCATCGACCGCCACCCCAAAGTGCGCCACTGGGTGCGCAACCTCGACACGGCGCCCTGCGGCTTTGGCCTGCCCACATCGCGTGGGCGGTTCTATGCAGACTTTGTGGCCGAACTGGCAGATGGGCGCGTGGCGTTGCTGGAGTTCAAGGGGCTTTTGCAGCATGAGCCTTACGAACTGGAAAAACGCCAAGTCGGTGAGCTGTGGGCACGCAGCAGCGGCGGGAAGGCCGTATTTGGCTGGCTGACTTTCGAAGGACTGGCGCAACAGCTGGACAACGCCCTGGCATGA
- a CDS encoding polyamine aminopropyltransferase, with product MNSPISPTAPVHATAPRPIDVALLASVFVVAACGLLYELAAGALASYVLGDSVLQFSTIIGTYLFAMGLGSWLSRYFERQLPAHFLRIELLVALIGGALPATLFLANAYAPGAFRFLLYGMVLMVGTLVGLEIPLVMRILKRNTELKDLVSQVLTFDYLGALAVSLAFPLLLVPQLGLVRTGLLFGFMNAFVALWALWLFRHELRRFGAHALACALVLAALLAGLVGAEHITRFAEDKFYQDRIVMSHSSPYQRIVVTQGRAGHRLYLNGNLQFAERDEYRYHEALVHPAMAAHGAPKRVAVLGGGDGMAVREILKYPSVESVTLVELDPAMTRLFGQDATLRRLNGDALASPKLRVENQDAFQWLQGTDDMFDVIVVDFPDPTNFAIGKLYTNSFYALLQRRLAASGYAVVQTTSPLVARNSFWTVVATIESVGLSAQPYHAHVPSFGEWGFIIASRRPWRMPDTLPPGLRFLDVKSLPLLFDFPADMARLPAEVNRLSNQVLVHSYEQEWGHVTGH from the coding sequence ATGAACTCCCCCATCTCGCCCACAGCGCCGGTTCACGCGACTGCGCCGCGTCCGATAGACGTCGCCCTGCTGGCCAGCGTTTTCGTGGTGGCGGCCTGCGGCCTGCTGTACGAACTGGCCGCCGGGGCGCTGGCGTCGTATGTGCTGGGCGATTCGGTGCTGCAGTTCTCCACCATCATCGGCACCTACCTGTTTGCCATGGGCCTGGGATCGTGGTTGTCGCGCTATTTCGAGCGGCAGTTGCCCGCGCACTTCCTGCGCATCGAGCTGCTGGTGGCGCTGATCGGCGGCGCGTTGCCTGCCACGCTGTTCCTGGCCAATGCGTATGCACCGGGCGCGTTCCGGTTTCTGCTGTATGGCATGGTGCTGATGGTGGGCACGCTGGTGGGGCTGGAGATTCCGCTGGTCATGCGCATCCTGAAGCGCAACACCGAGCTGAAAGACCTGGTGAGCCAGGTACTCACCTTCGACTACCTGGGCGCGCTGGCGGTGTCGCTGGCGTTTCCACTGCTGCTGGTGCCGCAGCTGGGGCTGGTGCGCACGGGGCTGCTGTTTGGCTTCATGAACGCCTTTGTCGCGCTGTGGGCGCTGTGGCTGTTCCGGCATGAGCTGCGGCGCTTCGGCGCCCACGCGCTGGCCTGCGCCCTGGTGCTGGCCGCGCTGCTGGCGGGGCTGGTGGGGGCGGAGCACATCACGCGCTTTGCCGAAGACAAGTTCTACCAGGACCGCATCGTGATGAGCCACAGCTCACCCTACCAGCGCATCGTCGTCACCCAGGGGCGCGCCGGCCATCGCCTGTACCTGAACGGCAACCTGCAGTTTGCCGAGCGCGACGAATACCGCTACCACGAGGCCCTGGTGCATCCGGCCATGGCCGCGCATGGGGCGCCGAAGCGCGTGGCGGTGCTGGGTGGCGGCGACGGCATGGCGGTGCGCGAGATCTTGAAATACCCCAGCGTCGAATCCGTCACGCTGGTCGAGCTGGACCCGGCGATGACGCGGCTGTTCGGCCAGGACGCGACGCTGCGCCGCCTGAACGGCGACGCGCTGGCCTCGCCCAAGCTGCGCGTGGAGAACCAGGACGCCTTCCAGTGGCTGCAGGGCACCGACGACATGTTCGACGTGATCGTGGTGGACTTCCCCGACCCGACCAACTTTGCCATCGGCAAGCTTTACACCAACAGCTTCTACGCCCTGCTGCAGCGGCGCCTGGCGGCCAGCGGTTATGCCGTCGTCCAGACCACCTCGCCGCTGGTGGCGCGCAACAGCTTCTGGACGGTGGTGGCGACCATCGAATCCGTGGGCCTGAGCGCCCAGCCCTACCACGCCCATGTGCCCAGCTTTGGCGAATGGGGCTTCATCATCGCCAGCCGCCGGCCCTGGCGCATGCCCGATACGCTGCCGCCGGGGCTGCGCTTTCTGGACGTGAAATCCCTGCCGCTGCTGTTTGACTTTCCGGCCGACATGGCGCGCCTGCCGGCCGAGGTGAACCGGCTATCGAACCAGGTGCTGGTGCACAGCTATGAGCAGGAATGGGGCCATGTCACGGGCCATTGA
- a CDS encoding NAD(P)-binding protein, translating into MSRAIDGAPGGLRRRHLLAAVAAGALAGCEHAPPDLPGGYTGIAMERGHALRERLAGGAPYQPDRQRRTQVLIAGAGVAGLAAARALRLAGVEDFALLELEDQAGGNSRAGSVGGIACPLGAHYLPVPGDDAPEVQDLLEELGLRQRVAGRWQYGGDDGRHLCHSPQERLFIDGQWQDGLLPVAGVGAATLAQYRRFAARVDALSRAARFTMPVVSGFRSNKALAPVHQALDAITFAEWLAREGLDDAHLRWYLDYCCRDDYGAGSARVSAWAGIHYFASRHGFHAPGEGGADAEGVLTWPQGNGWLTQRLAAPLADRLHAGASVLRIAEGRHGVELDALDAASGQVVRWQARRCIVALPLFVAARLVQPVPDFLTEAVRRLQWAPWLVANIHIDRPLADRGGAAPAWDNVLFQDANPGGLGYVDAGHQRLDARAAQAAPTVLTYYQALGDLPDGRSALLERPWTHWRDAILATLAGPHPDIHERAQRMELTRYGHAMAIPVPGLQVFLNEISLSHLSGKRYQLSNGERAAVPPTPATPRLLFAHADWSGYSVFEEAFTRGHAAGVLAAALAAR; encoded by the coding sequence ATGTCACGGGCCATTGACGGCGCGCCCGGGGGGCTGCGCCGGCGCCACCTGCTGGCCGCCGTTGCGGCCGGCGCGTTGGCGGGCTGCGAGCACGCCCCGCCCGATCTGCCCGGGGGCTACACCGGCATAGCCATGGAGCGCGGCCACGCGCTGCGCGAGCGCCTGGCCGGCGGCGCGCCCTACCAGCCCGACCGCCAGCGCCGCACCCAGGTGCTGATTGCCGGCGCCGGCGTGGCCGGCCTGGCGGCGGCGCGCGCGCTGCGCCTTGCCGGGGTGGAGGACTTCGCGCTGCTGGAGCTCGAAGACCAGGCCGGCGGCAACAGCCGCGCCGGCAGCGTGGGCGGCATCGCCTGCCCGCTGGGCGCGCATTACCTGCCCGTGCCCGGCGACGACGCGCCCGAGGTGCAGGACCTGCTCGAAGAGCTGGGCCTGCGCCAGCGCGTGGCCGGGCGCTGGCAGTACGGCGGCGACGACGGGCGCCACCTGTGCCACAGCCCGCAGGAGCGGCTGTTCATCGATGGCCAATGGCAGGACGGCCTGCTGCCCGTGGCGGGGGTGGGCGCGGCCACGCTGGCGCAGTACCGGCGCTTTGCCGCGCGCGTGGACGCGCTCTCGCGCGCCGCGCGGTTCACCATGCCGGTGGTCAGTGGTTTTAGGTCAAACAAGGCTCTGGCGCCCGTCCATCAAGCGCTGGACGCTATCACTTTCGCAGAATGGCTGGCGCGCGAGGGGCTGGATGACGCGCACCTGCGCTGGTACCTGGACTACTGCTGCCGCGACGACTACGGCGCCGGCAGCGCGCGCGTATCCGCCTGGGCCGGCATCCACTACTTTGCCAGCCGCCATGGCTTCCACGCCCCGGGCGAGGGCGGTGCCGACGCCGAGGGCGTGCTGACCTGGCCCCAGGGCAATGGCTGGCTGACGCAGCGCCTGGCCGCACCGCTGGCCGATCGCCTGCACGCCGGCGCCAGCGTGCTGCGCATCGCCGAGGGGCGCCATGGCGTGGAGCTGGACGCGCTGGACGCCGCCAGCGGCCAGGTCGTGCGCTGGCAGGCGCGCCGCTGCATCGTGGCGCTGCCGCTGTTCGTCGCCGCGCGCCTGGTGCAGCCGGTGCCCGACTTTTTGACCGAGGCCGTGCGCCGCCTGCAATGGGCGCCCTGGCTGGTGGCCAATATCCACATCGACCGCCCGCTGGCCGACCGGGGCGGCGCCGCGCCGGCCTGGGACAACGTGCTCTTCCAGGACGCCAACCCCGGTGGCCTGGGCTATGTGGACGCCGGCCACCAGCGCCTGGACGCGCGCGCCGCGCAGGCCGCGCCCACGGTGCTGACCTACTACCAGGCGCTGGGCGACCTGCCCGACGGTCGCAGTGCGCTGCTGGAGCGGCCCTGGACGCATTGGCGGGACGCCATCCTGGCGACCCTGGCCGGGCCGCATCCGGACATCCATGAGCGCGCCCAGCGCATGGAGCTCACGCGCTATGGCCACGCCATGGCCATCCCGGTGCCGGGTCTGCAGGTTTTTTTAAATGAAATTAGCCTCTCGCACTTATCTGGTAAGCGCTACCAGCTATCAAATGGGGAGCGTGCCGCCGTACCGCCCACGCCAGCCACGCCGCGCCTGCTGTTCGCCCACGCGGACTGGTCCGGCTACTCGGTGTTCGAGGAGGCTTTCACGCGCGGGCATGCGGCGGGGGTGCTGGCTGCGGCATTGGCGGCTCGGTAA
- a CDS encoding GGDEF domain-containing protein — protein sequence MPAAALDCAGARHVRLREPVAISPQEKAEFRALAPLRVLAVDAPPMARYDPASKSYSGIGVDVWCFITRELGLRHDLLPGQNLSLADKLQQVQDGRADVFMPLSHQADRARLGLFTLPYYESYYAVIARKGRPLPVHGLADLAPYRVGLVKGVALEPQVQAVVAAPRLTRFDQAGSEGMFQALRAGAIDLAVYSRDIFEEKRYAHEFFDLEVIHTLRDDPRSYRFYFSPTPAHQRVAAAFDRYLAAIDSSASVAAHVIGERQFIERYVAQRSQRAMWQTTSVAGALLALVLGLGFLYYRRMAHRLAASHQQVQQQQQALQAANQALEQQSLSDTLTGLPNRRAFDLALHREHARQQRTGQPLSLLLLDVDHFKGVNDAYGHSIGDDYLRAVARVLRKVVTRSTDLAARHGGEEFTCLLPDTSATQAQALAERIREATQRLTLPNARAWHPMLTLSIGVATLEAGPASAQQLLEQADGQLYVAKRTGRNRVCATVLRGAVTEPPMPQPAPPPHARA from the coding sequence TTGCCCGCGGCGGCCCTGGACTGCGCGGGTGCGCGGCATGTCCGCCTGCGCGAGCCGGTAGCGATCAGCCCGCAGGAGAAGGCCGAGTTCCGGGCGTTGGCGCCGCTGCGCGTGCTGGCGGTGGATGCGCCGCCGATGGCGCGCTACGACCCGGCCAGCAAGAGCTACAGCGGCATCGGCGTCGATGTGTGGTGCTTCATCACCAGGGAGCTGGGCCTGCGCCACGACCTGCTGCCCGGCCAGAACCTGAGCCTGGCCGACAAGCTGCAGCAGGTGCAGGACGGGCGCGCCGATGTCTTCATGCCGCTGAGCCACCAGGCCGATCGCGCCCGGCTGGGCCTGTTCACCCTGCCGTATTACGAGAGTTACTACGCCGTCATCGCCCGCAAGGGGCGGCCGCTGCCGGTGCACGGCCTGGCCGATCTGGCGCCCTACCGCGTTGGCCTGGTCAAGGGCGTGGCGCTGGAGCCACAGGTGCAGGCCGTGGTTGCCGCACCCCGGCTCACCCGCTTCGACCAGGCCGGCAGCGAGGGCATGTTCCAGGCGCTGCGCGCGGGCGCGATAGACCTGGCCGTCTACAGCCGGGACATCTTTGAGGAAAAGCGCTACGCGCACGAGTTCTTCGACCTGGAGGTCATACACACCCTGCGCGATGACCCGCGCTCCTACCGCTTCTACTTCAGCCCCACGCCGGCGCACCAGCGCGTGGCGGCGGCGTTCGACCGCTACCTGGCGGCCATCGACAGCTCGGCATCCGTCGCCGCGCATGTGATCGGCGAGCGCCAATTCATCGAACGCTACGTGGCCCAGCGCAGCCAGCGCGCCATGTGGCAGACCACCAGCGTGGCCGGCGCCCTGCTGGCGCTGGTGCTCGGCCTGGGTTTTTTGTACTACCGGCGCATGGCGCACCGGCTGGCCGCCAGCCACCAGCAGGTGCAGCAGCAACAGCAGGCCCTCCAGGCGGCCAACCAGGCGCTGGAGCAGCAAAGCCTGTCCGACACCCTGACCGGCCTGCCGAACCGGCGCGCCTTCGACCTGGCCTTGCACCGCGAGCATGCACGCCAGCAGCGCACGGGCCAGCCGCTGAGCCTGCTGCTGCTGGACGTGGATCACTTCAAGGGCGTGAACGACGCCTATGGCCACTCCATCGGGGACGACTACCTGCGCGCCGTGGCCCGGGTGCTGCGCAAGGTGGTGACCCGCTCCACCGACCTGGCGGCGCGCCACGGGGGCGAGGAATTCACCTGCCTGCTGCCCGACACCAGCGCCACACAGGCGCAGGCCCTGGCCGAACGCATACGCGAGGCGACGCAGCGGCTCACCCTGCCCAACGCCCGCGCCTGGCACCCCATGCTGACGCTGAGCATTGGCGTGGCCACCCTGGAAGCCGGCCCGGCCAGCGCCCAGCAGCTGCTGGAGCAGGCCGACGGCCAGCTCTATGTGGCCAAGCGCACCGGGCGCAACCGCGTCTGCGCCACCGTACTGCGGGGCGCGGTTACCGAGCCGCCAATGCCGCAGCCAGCACCCCCGCCGCATGCCCGCGCGTGA